ACCGGCCGGAACGGCTCAGATCACCGCGCGGCGGTTGAGATCGTGGCCGAGCGCGACGATCAGGACTCCGATTACCGAGTAGATTTCGCTGCCGCCATGCGGAAGCATCAGCGAGCCGCCCATCACGCCGAGACCGAGGCCGCCGACCGCCGAGGGCATCATGAAGCCGTGATCGACGATGCCGCGGCCGAGCGCGACGACACCGAGCACGATCGCCATCATAAGGCCGACCTCGTGTATCACGGGATTGAGCAGCATGCCGCCGGCCGAGGCCAGCACCGCAACGAATACCGCGCTGGCGAGACAATGGACGAGGCACAGCCCGGACAGCGCGATCGCCATCCGATCCATCATTCCGCTCCGCGCCGTATTGGCGAACATCGTGTCTCCGTACCCTCCGTGCCGGCCCTTTATAAGCGCGCTACGGAGAAGATACAACATTACATACCCGAAAAAGTTGCATTGGATTCGATCCATCCCGGAGGCATAGGACGCGCTTATGGCCACTGCCGCCGCTCCCCGTTCCGCCGCGCCCGGCGCACGCCCGCGCCCCATCGCCACCTGGCTGCTCGCGGTCGCCGCGCTCGTCTTCCTGATGGTCGTCGTCGGCGGCATCACGCGGCTGACCGAATCGGGTCTCTCGATCACCCGCTGGGAGCCGGTCTCCGGCACCATGCCCCCGATCGGCGAGGCCGCCTGGCAGGAGGAATTCGATCTCTACCGGCAGAGCCCGCAATACCGGCAGATCAATGCCGGCATGAGCCTGGCCGAGTTCAAGAACATCTACTTCTGGGAATATGTCCATCGCCTGCTCGGCCGTGTGATCGGCCTCGCCTTCGCTTTGCCCCTGCTCTGGTTCTGGCTGCGCCGCGCGATCCCCGCCGGGTATGGCTGGAAGCTGGTCGCCTTGCTGGCGCTCGGCGGGCTGCAGGGCGCGATCGGCTGGTGGATGGTCGCGTCGGGCCTGGTCGACCAACCCGACGTCAGCCACATCCGCCTCGCCGTCCACCTGCTGACCGCCCTGCTGATCTTCTCCAGCCTGGTCTGGGTCGCGCTCGACCTGCGCCGGCTTGCCGACGACCCGGCGGCGCGGCCGGCACGCATGCCGACGGTCGCGATCTGGGCTTTGTCGGCGCTCGCTTTGCAATTGCTGTACGGCGCCTATGTCGCCGGGCTCGACGCCGGCTATGCCTATTCGAGCTGGCCGAAGATGGGCGATGAATGGTTTCCGGCGGCGACTCCGATGCTGGCGCCGTGGCTTCGCAACTTTGTCGACAATCCGATCATGGTCCAGTTCGTCCACCGCTGGCTGGCCTGGGCGGTCGCGCTCGCCGCCGCTTTGCTCGCCCGGGCGGCGTGGCGGCATAACTTGCGCACCGAAGCCTTCGCCTTGCTCGCGGCCGTGGCGGCGCAGATCCTGCTCGGCATTTCCACCCTGCTCAGCGGAGTCGACATCCACATCGCCGCCGGCCACCAGGCGATGGCGGTGATCCTGCTCGGCACCATGGTCGCGACCGGCCATCGCCTCGGCGTCGCCATCAGCGATCGCCTCGACGTCGCAACCCGCGATCGCCCCGGCGCCGCCACCGGCGGTCGCCCCGGCGTCGCCCGCGGATGAGCGACGCGGCGCGCGGGATCGTCAGCGTCTACGCGACCTTCGCATCTGAAGACGAGGCGGCGCGGATCGGCCGCATCCTCGTCGAGGAACGGCTGGCCGCCTGCGTCAACATCCTCGGCGGCTGCCGGTCGATCTACCGCTGGCAGGGACGGATCGAGGATTCGGCCGAAGTGGCGGCCCTGTTCAAGACGGCGACCGATCGTGCCGAGGCGCTGATCGCCCGATTCGCAGACTTGCACGGCTACGACCTTCCGGCCGCGGCGGTCTGGCCGATCGCAGCGGCGACTCCCGGCTATGCCGCCTGGGTGGTGGACGAGACCGCTCCCGCCTGAGCCTCAGCGCGGCGCCGCCTCGATCGTCCCGCGGCGAAAATCTAGAGTGACGCCGTCGAAGGCGCGGAGCACGTCGTTGCCGAGCACGCCGTAGCGTTCCTCTTCATTGGCATCGTCGGCGAGTTCCACATCGATGCTCTTCATCTCGCGCGTCGCGGTGCCGATTGCGATGGGGACGGGCCCGAGGCTCGCCACCCGCACTGTCGTCGATCCGCCGACGCCGCCCTTGCCCTGACTCTTGCCGCTGTCGGTCGGGCGGAGATCCGGGCGCTCGGCGGCGAAGCGCTTGTAGAGGGCAGTGCTGGCGGCCCCGGTATCGAGGAACAGCGGGTGGACTCGGCCGGCAATCGCGACCTGCGCATAGAGATCGTTGCCGATTAGCAGCAGGTTCGGCGCCGGCGCCGGCCCGCTCGGCGCCGCCGCGATCGTCAGAGCGTCGCCCGGCCCGAACGTGACCCGGCCGAGCGCCCGCAGCACCGGCAGGCCGACGATCGCTTCGATCCGGTAGCCACCCGGAACCATCGGAAAGTCGAGCGCCTTGTCGTCGAGCACCGCGAACGGAACGTTGCGCAGAGTAGCGCCGGCGAAATGGAGGCTGTCGGCAATGGCGATTCGCACCGGCACGTCGGCGCCGATCGAATTGCCGACCGCCGCTTCGCCGTCGAGCATCCTGAGCCCGAGCGCCTTGGCGGTGCTGGCATTGACCACCGAGACGTTGGCGCCGGTATCGACCACCGCCTGCGCCTGGGCGCCGCCTGCGGCCATCGCCACGCGCAGCAGGCCGACCTTGTCCCGGGCGCCGTTCGCCGGGCGCCCCGCCGCGATGCTGTCCACGCGCTGCGCGGGTGCCTGGGCGAGGATCGCGGCGACGACCCGGGTCTGGCGCATATTCTCGATCTGCTTGGCCGGGCGATCCGGCGACAGGGCGAGAAAGGCATCCGCCTGCCGCACCGCCTCGGCATAATCCTCTTTCGCGAACGCGACCTCCGACGCGATTTCAAGCGCCCGTGCCCGCCGGTCGCGGTCCTGGTCGCCGAGTGCGAAATAGCGGGCCAGCGCCGCGTCGGCATCCGGTCCGCCGAGGCGGGTGGCGGCGAGTTGCGCTTCGGCAAGCGCACGCGCCGCCGGATCGAGGCCGGGCAGGAGCTGCTCCAGCTGGGCGGTCGCGCCGACCCGCGCCGCCAGGATCGCGGCGTCGAACCGGTCTGTCTTCACGGCCGCGGCGGCGGCGTCCGCCGGAGCCGCGCCGGCGAGGCCAGCACAGGCGAGGATTGCGCCCGAGAGAAGAGAGAGCAGGACGTGGGAAGAGGCTCTGGGCACGGGTATCGATCTCCTGTACAATCATCGTGAAGCAGTTAACAGTTTCTGTTTTACGATAATCTTTGTTTGGGATGCAATATGGAATCTCGTGTGAGACTGGCCGTGGGCGCGCGCCGGCTGAGGATCGGCACGCTGGCGGGGCTGCTCGCGACGATCCTGCTCGTCGCCGTGGCCGGGCTCGCCACCCTGCTCGGCATCGGCGGCCTGCATCTCGGCACCACCGGCAGCGGCGCACCCGATGCCGAGGCCGCCGGAGCGCTGGTGTCGGGGATCCCGTTCGCGCTCGGCCTTTGGCGGCTGCTCGCGATGCTGCGCCGGATCGAACGCGGCGAGGTGTTCGAGCAGGCGACGATCGCCGATCTGCGCGGCTTCGCCTTGTGGGTGCTGGTCTCGTCGATCGCCTCGATCGTCGCGCCGCCGCTGTTGGAGTTCCTGTTGGGATTGGTCCGCGGCGGCGACAGCCTCACCGTCACCTTGTCGTTCGAGAGCGGCGACTTCTTCGCCCTGCTGGTCAGCGCCCTGCTCTTCTTCATCGCCAGGCTGTTCGGCGAGGCGCAGCGTATCGCCGACGATAATCGGCAGATCGTCTGATGCGGATCGTCGTCCGGCTCGATGTGATGCTTGCCCGGCGCAAGGTGCGGTCGAAGGAACTCGCGGCCCATGTCGGCATCACCGAGGCCAATCTGTCGCTGCTCAAGTCCGGTCGGGTAAAGGGCATCCGCTTCGAGACGCTGGAGAAGATCTGCGACTATCTCGACTGCCAGCCCGGCGACCTGCTCGAATTCGACCGGTCCCTGCCGCCCGGCGCGGACGATTGAGCGCCCTTCCATGCGGACGAGAAGAAGGACTGTTCACTCGAAGCCTCAAAGACGCGAAGACAGATCTCCCTTGGCTCCCGATGTTTGACCGGATCGTCGGCGCTTGGGATCCACCCGGGGAGACTCGCCGCGCGGCCTCTTCGCCTCTTCGCGGCTTTGCGGTTTTGCGGCTTTGCGGCTTTGCGGCTTTGCGTGATCCAATTTTCTTCTGCCCTCGTTTCAGCTAGCCGGCCGAGCGAGGCGGCCTGAGCAGAAGGACAGAAACGGCCGGTCCATCCCCCTTCTTCGCGACGGGCCGAACCGCAGCGGTATCATTTTACCTCTCGTCAAAGCCGCGGTTTTTCTTGACTTAAATGGGTC
The nucleotide sequence above comes from Sphingosinicella sp. BN140058. Encoded proteins:
- a CDS encoding MerC domain-containing protein; this encodes MFANTARSGMMDRMAIALSGLCLVHCLASAVFVAVLASAGGMLLNPVIHEVGLMMAIVLGVVALGRGIVDHGFMMPSAVGGLGLGVMGGSLMLPHGGSEIYSVIGVLIVALGHDLNRRAVI
- a CDS encoding COX15/CtaA family protein; the protein is MATAAAPRSAAPGARPRPIATWLLAVAALVFLMVVVGGITRLTESGLSITRWEPVSGTMPPIGEAAWQEEFDLYRQSPQYRQINAGMSLAEFKNIYFWEYVHRLLGRVIGLAFALPLLWFWLRRAIPAGYGWKLVALLALGGLQGAIGWWMVASGLVDQPDVSHIRLAVHLLTALLIFSSLVWVALDLRRLADDPAARPARMPTVAIWALSALALQLLYGAYVAGLDAGYAYSSWPKMGDEWFPAATPMLAPWLRNFVDNPIMVQFVHRWLAWAVALAAALLARAAWRHNLRTEAFALLAAVAAQILLGISTLLSGVDIHIAAGHQAMAVILLGTMVATGHRLGVAISDRLDVATRDRPGAATGGRPGVARG
- the cutA gene encoding divalent-cation tolerance protein CutA, translated to MSDAARGIVSVYATFASEDEAARIGRILVEERLAACVNILGGCRSIYRWQGRIEDSAEVAALFKTATDRAEALIARFADLHGYDLPAAAVWPIAAATPGYAAWVVDETAPA
- a CDS encoding aspartyl protease family protein, with product MPRASSHVLLSLLSGAILACAGLAGAAPADAAAAAVKTDRFDAAILAARVGATAQLEQLLPGLDPAARALAEAQLAATRLGGPDADAALARYFALGDQDRDRRARALEIASEVAFAKEDYAEAVRQADAFLALSPDRPAKQIENMRQTRVVAAILAQAPAQRVDSIAAGRPANGARDKVGLLRVAMAAGGAQAQAVVDTGANVSVVNASTAKALGLRMLDGEAAVGNSIGADVPVRIAIADSLHFAGATLRNVPFAVLDDKALDFPMVPGGYRIEAIVGLPVLRALGRVTFGPGDALTIAAAPSGPAPAPNLLLIGNDLYAQVAIAGRVHPLFLDTGAASTALYKRFAAERPDLRPTDSGKSQGKGGVGGSTTVRVASLGPVPIAIGTATREMKSIDVELADDANEEERYGVLGNDVLRAFDGVTLDFRRGTIEAAPR
- a CDS encoding DUF2975 domain-containing protein; this translates as MRLAVGARRLRIGTLAGLLATILLVAVAGLATLLGIGGLHLGTTGSGAPDAEAAGALVSGIPFALGLWRLLAMLRRIERGEVFEQATIADLRGFALWVLVSSIASIVAPPLLEFLLGLVRGGDSLTVTLSFESGDFFALLVSALLFFIARLFGEAQRIADDNRQIV
- a CDS encoding helix-turn-helix transcriptional regulator, whose product is MRIVVRLDVMLARRKVRSKELAAHVGITEANLSLLKSGRVKGIRFETLEKICDYLDCQPGDLLEFDRSLPPGADD